A portion of the Algimonas porphyrae genome contains these proteins:
- a CDS encoding histidine phosphotransferase family protein translates to MSTPPKLTPSSLAALLCARICHDLVSPVGALGTAIEILDDDSNADMHDDALALIKSSSRRASAKLKFLRLAFGAAGSAPGVLGTGEITALVDDMFDDAKADIVYDFHADGVEKSRARLLLNLAMLGVQAVPRGGSVTLSSTPDALSVVAVGPRARLDETVERALNGRSPDHGFDGRSIQPFYASMMAREGGGHVTASAEDEKVVFRADFPA, encoded by the coding sequence ATGAGTACGCCTCCGAAATTGACCCCGTCCAGCCTCGCCGCCTTGCTGTGCGCCCGTATCTGTCATGATCTTGTCAGCCCCGTCGGGGCCTTGGGCACAGCCATCGAAATCCTCGATGATGACAGCAATGCGGACATGCATGACGATGCGCTGGCGCTGATAAAATCCAGTTCGAGACGGGCTTCGGCCAAGTTGAAGTTTCTGCGTCTGGCCTTCGGAGCGGCGGGGTCAGCGCCCGGCGTGCTGGGGACGGGCGAAATCACCGCACTGGTCGATGACATGTTCGACGATGCCAAGGCTGACATCGTCTATGACTTCCATGCTGACGGCGTCGAGAAATCGCGGGCGCGACTGCTACTGAACCTTGCCATGCTGGGCGTGCAGGCCGTGCCGCGCGGCGGCTCCGTTACCCTGTCGAGCACACCGGACGCGCTCAGTGTCGTGGCGGTCGGGCCGCGGGCCCGGCTGGACGAAACGGTCGAGCGCGCGCTGAATGGCCGCTCGCCAGACCACGGTTTCGATGGGCGCTCCATCCAGCCATTCTATGCCAGCATGATGGCCCGCGAAGGCGGCGGCCATGTGACCGCCTCTGCCGAGGACGAAAAAGTCGTTTTCCGGGCTGATTTCCCTGCCTGA
- a CDS encoding CheR family methyltransferase: MRGALSLRPSYYEALRRLTLQLAGVRMGSDHAFLVETRLANLARREGYASLDAMVQELFSSGQARLAVQVVSALVERDTHFNRDPASLNTLFDVALRDLAQTRGGGRLDLLCHGCGSGQDVYSVAMRAQSPQGRDILGQAELYLTGVDYPSQALERARAGRYTHFEVQRGLSARDMVSHFTPDPSPNSTDWIASDALRERVRFQDMHLMSDRMEKERFHIVLFRGALSQYTSPARIRLMRGLSLCLKPYGYLVLGADEEVGGEAFGLETVDGAPGLYRKPEVAVAPVGKQPTNRTTFEGAKRRVRHA, encoded by the coding sequence ATGCGAGGTGCGCTCAGTCTCCGTCCGAGTTATTACGAAGCCCTGCGGCGACTGACCCTGCAGCTGGCCGGGGTGCGTATGGGGTCCGACCATGCGTTTCTGGTCGAGACACGGCTTGCCAATCTGGCCCGGCGCGAAGGCTACGCCTCGCTTGATGCGATGGTTCAGGAACTGTTTTCATCCGGACAGGCCCGGCTGGCAGTGCAGGTCGTGTCCGCGCTGGTCGAACGGGACACCCATTTCAACCGCGATCCAGCCTCTCTGAACACGCTGTTCGATGTTGCGCTGCGCGATCTCGCCCAGACCCGGGGCGGGGGCCGACTTGATCTTCTCTGTCATGGCTGCGGCTCGGGGCAGGACGTCTACTCCGTCGCGATGCGGGCGCAGAGCCCCCAAGGTCGCGACATACTCGGTCAGGCGGAGCTCTATCTGACAGGCGTCGACTATCCGAGCCAGGCGCTGGAGCGTGCCCGGGCCGGTCGCTATACTCATTTCGAAGTCCAGCGTGGCCTGTCCGCGCGCGACATGGTCAGTCATTTTACCCCGGACCCGTCGCCCAATTCAACCGACTGGATCGCATCCGACGCGCTGCGCGAACGCGTCCGTTTTCAGGATATGCACCTAATGTCCGACCGGATGGAAAAGGAACGCTTTCACATCGTCCTGTTCCGTGGCGCCCTCAGCCAGTATACGAGCCCGGCTCGCATCCGGCTGATGCGCGGCCTGTCGCTTTGCCTGAAACCCTATGGCTATCTTGTCCTCGGCGCGGACGAAGAAGTCGGCGGCGAAGCCTTCGGTCTCGAAACCGTAGACGGCGCGCCCGGCCTGTACCGCAAGCCAGAAGTAGCCGTCGCCCCTGTCGGAAAACAGCCGACCAACCGCACCACGTTCGAGGGTGCCAAGCGGCGCGTCCGTCACGCCTGA
- the pheS gene encoding phenylalanine--tRNA ligase subunit alpha, with translation MSPTDLDTLRTDFAARIDQAADLRALDDVRVAALGKKGEISLLMRGLGRMSPEEKTVMGPALNGLKTDVAALIEARKAALEDAALDAALASETLDMSLPVGRPQGTLHPVQQVMEEMAVIFSDMGFSVAEGPDIEDDFHNFTALNFPPSHPARDMHDTFFMVPEPSQNSSGSDAAVGQKVLRTHTSPVQIRTMMNQKPPIRIIAPGRTYRCDSDQTHTPMFHQVEGLVIGEDIHMGHLKGCLMDFVSAFFETDVDVRFRPHHFPFTEPSAEMDVRYERDGASIKIGQGNDWMEILGCGMVHPHVLSACGLDPDQYQGFAFGMGVDRLAMLKYGMPDLRDMFAGDPRWLGHYGFSPLLQASLESGLS, from the coding sequence ATGTCTCCCACCGATCTCGATACATTGCGGACCGACTTTGCCGCCCGGATCGATCAGGCCGCAGACCTGCGCGCCCTTGATGATGTCCGGGTCGCAGCCTTGGGCAAGAAGGGCGAGATTTCCCTGCTGATGCGCGGTCTCGGTCGAATGAGCCCTGAAGAGAAGACCGTGATGGGTCCGGCGCTAAACGGTTTGAAGACCGATGTTGCGGCGCTGATCGAAGCGCGCAAGGCCGCACTGGAAGACGCCGCCCTCGACGCGGCTCTGGCGTCTGAGACGCTCGACATGTCGCTACCAGTCGGGCGACCCCAGGGGACGCTTCATCCGGTTCAGCAGGTGATGGAAGAAATGGCCGTCATCTTCTCCGATATGGGGTTTTCGGTCGCTGAAGGGCCGGACATTGAGGACGACTTTCACAATTTCACGGCTCTGAACTTCCCGCCCAGCCATCCGGCGCGCGACATGCACGACACGTTCTTCATGGTGCCAGAGCCAAGCCAAAATTCCAGCGGGTCCGATGCCGCTGTGGGCCAGAAAGTGCTTCGCACGCACACCTCCCCCGTGCAGATCCGCACCATGATGAACCAGAAGCCGCCGATCCGCATCATTGCGCCGGGCCGGACCTATCGCTGCGACAGTGACCAGACCCACACGCCCATGTTTCACCAAGTCGAAGGCCTGGTCATCGGCGAGGACATTCATATGGGCCATCTGAAAGGCTGCCTGATGGATTTCGTCAGCGCCTTTTTCGAAACCGACGTGGATGTCCGTTTCCGTCCGCACCACTTTCCCTTCACCGAACCGTCCGCCGAGATGGATGTGCGCTATGAGCGTGACGGCGCGTCGATCAAGATCGGCCAAGGCAATGACTGGATGGAAATTCTCGGCTGCGGCATGGTTCACCCGCATGTGCTGAGCGCCTGCGGCCTCGACCCGGACCAGTATCAGGGCTTCGCCTTCGGCATGGGCGTCGATCGCCTCGCCATGCTGAAATACGGCATGCCCGACCTGCGCGACATGTTCGCCGGCGACCCGCGCTGGCTCGGACATTACGGCTTCAGCCCATTGCTGCAGGCAAGTCTGGAGAGTGGGTTGTCGTGA
- a CDS encoding response regulator — protein MSPQCLIVDQSPMVRRVAARIIRELGYEVIEAKSGLEALDLCRNALPAVVMLDWKTPDVAGAEFIGALRDVADQLGEPMPTILFCTGERSVEQIVTALRAGADEYIMKPFDSDIIESKFAMAGLLEHR, from the coding sequence ATGAGCCCGCAATGTCTCATCGTCGATCAATCCCCGATGGTCCGGCGTGTCGCTGCGCGCATCATTCGCGAACTGGGCTATGAGGTGATCGAGGCCAAGTCCGGACTCGAAGCGCTGGATCTGTGCCGCAACGCCCTGCCCGCCGTGGTGATGCTCGACTGGAAGACACCGGATGTGGCGGGGGCGGAGTTTATCGGCGCCCTGCGCGATGTCGCCGATCAGCTCGGAGAACCGATGCCAACCATCCTCTTCTGTACCGGGGAACGTAGCGTCGAACAGATCGTGACAGCTTTACGGGCTGGCGCGGACGAATACATCATGAAGCCGTTCGATTCTGACATTATCGAATCCAAGTTCGCCATGGCGGGCTTGCTGGAGCATCGCTGA
- a CDS encoding S41 family peptidase yields the protein MSPTFKSLILTTTLLGNASLCAAQLTPQSTTQSPPAGAAATAIHAEHPQERRLSEKIVRENVALARNAYADIHPGYTRFTDVATLDAAWQAILERNQREAGLSVGDFYLEISAVLAQIRCDHTKAELPRDLAKARDTDAAYLPLSWTIVDERALIRSAPEGSPVRAGDEILSIDGRSIDELRTALHPYLPVDGYNDHVRDTEMGASGEFKGGAVDHFGALLWDVPATATLDLESPDGEQWTIQLDRVGFKAWSALNANAGRRNFKDAVSLTRIGDNGAVLRVDTFVNYREPVDVDTIYGPVFEALKSEGRDHLILDLRRNGGGSTEASQGLFSYLISEKRRMKTADIMKTIDHDAYVDYISTWEQRAINPPRFAFRKTDQGEYRLRGMFSDETDRIEPASSRFDGKLTILTSRNNSSGSTNLIATLRAARDVTLIGEKTGGNPAGPTAGTIFFLTLPESNIRLRVPVFRFENNSGPVEDGIGLEPDIAAPDTIDSLREGRDPALEAAIALISDQDD from the coding sequence ATGTCACCGACATTCAAATCCCTGATTCTGACGACCACCCTTCTGGGCAATGCCTCACTCTGCGCAGCGCAACTGACACCTCAAAGCACAACTCAGAGCCCGCCCGCCGGAGCTGCCGCCACGGCGATCCATGCAGAGCACCCTCAGGAGCGCCGCCTGTCGGAAAAGATCGTTCGCGAGAATGTCGCCCTGGCTCGCAATGCCTATGCTGATATCCATCCCGGCTATACGCGCTTCACGGATGTCGCGACGCTGGATGCGGCCTGGCAGGCGATCCTGGAGCGCAATCAGCGGGAAGCGGGGCTTTCCGTCGGCGACTTCTATCTGGAGATCTCTGCCGTACTGGCGCAGATCCGCTGCGACCATACCAAGGCGGAACTGCCCCGGGACCTGGCCAAGGCCCGCGATACGGACGCGGCCTATCTGCCGCTGTCCTGGACTATTGTGGATGAGCGCGCTCTCATCCGGAGCGCACCGGAAGGGAGCCCGGTAAGGGCGGGTGACGAAATCCTCAGCATTGATGGGCGCAGCATTGACGAATTGCGCACCGCGCTGCACCCTTATCTCCCGGTCGATGGCTATAATGATCACGTGCGAGACACGGAAATGGGCGCATCGGGCGAGTTCAAGGGCGGCGCCGTCGATCATTTCGGCGCGCTTCTCTGGGACGTCCCTGCGACGGCGACACTGGATCTGGAAAGCCCGGATGGAGAACAATGGACCATTCAGCTCGACCGCGTCGGGTTCAAAGCCTGGTCGGCCCTGAATGCGAATGCCGGTCGCCGCAATTTCAAGGATGCGGTCAGCCTGACTCGGATCGGTGACAATGGCGCGGTTTTACGCGTCGACACATTCGTCAATTACCGCGAGCCTGTGGATGTCGATACGATTTACGGCCCTGTTTTCGAGGCGCTCAAGTCAGAAGGCCGGGACCATCTGATCCTGGACCTGCGCCGCAATGGCGGCGGCTCGACCGAGGCCAGCCAAGGTCTCTTTTCCTATCTGATCAGTGAAAAACGGCGCATGAAAACGGCGGACATCATGAAGACGATCGATCATGATGCCTATGTCGATTATATCAGCACCTGGGAACAACGCGCCATCAATCCACCCCGCTTCGCGTTCCGCAAAACGGATCAGGGCGAATATAGGCTGCGCGGCATGTTCTCCGATGAGACCGACAGGATCGAGCCAGCTTCCTCCCGCTTCGATGGCAAGCTCACGATCCTGACGAGCCGCAATAACAGCTCCGGCAGCACCAATCTGATCGCAACGCTGCGCGCGGCACGGGATGTGACGCTGATCGGCGAGAAAACGGGAGGAAACCCTGCTGGGCCGACCGCCGGAACAATCTTCTTCCTTACCCTGCCGGAATCAAACATCCGTCTGAGGGTTCCGGTTTTCCGGTTCGAGAATAATAGCGGCCCGGTGGAGGACGGCATCGGTCTTGAACCCGACATCGCCGCGCCGGATACGATCGACAGCCTGCGCGAGGGACGTGATCCCGCTCTGGAGGCCGCCATCGCCCTGATCTCTGATCAGGACGATTGA